CCCCCAGTGAAGGTGGGCAATCGAGCAAGACAAAGTTATAGGGCAGGAGATTGGCAGCCTGGAAAGCCTCGCGCAAAATTTGTTCGTAATTTTTGCGCATGGATAGAACTTCCTCTTCCTGTTCCATGCCGCCCGCCGCGGGAGGGATGTCGCCGCGCGAGATCGTCGCGGCGGTGCGCGCGCTGCCCGGCGTGGCGATCACCTCGGTCGGGATGCGCGACGCCGGCCAGTCGGACTTCAAGAACCGGTTGCGCCTGAAGGACCTGCTGACGCTGGCGCCGCACTACGAGCGCATGGGGCTGTTCTCGGCCGAGTGCCACGGCGGCGCGCGCTGGCACGTCGGCATCATGAACCGCCGCGAGAGCCCCTTCGAGGAGATCGCGCGCTTCCGCGAGCTGATGCCGAACGTGCTGCTGCAGACGCTCATCCGCGAGACAAACCTCTTCGGCTACCGGCCCTACCCGAAGCGGGTGATCGAGCACGTCGTCGCGCAGGTCGACATCGACGTCTGGCGCTGCTTCTCGTTCCTCAACGACGTGCGCAACATGCGCGCCGTGGCCGAGACGGTGCTCGCGCGCGGCCGGCTCTTCCAGCCGACGATCTCGTTCACCGCCGCGGACTGGGCGACCGATGCGTACTACCTCGGGGTCGTGCGCGACATCGTGAGCCTGTGCGGGGGCACGGACGAGATCGTCCTCTGCCTCAAGGACATGGCCGGGGTCGGCAGCATCACCCGCATCGGCCGGCTGATCGACGCGATCCGCCAGGAGTGGCCGGAGCTGGTGATCGGCTACCACCGCCACATCACCGACGGCCTGGCGATGCCGGCGCTGCTGGCCGCGGCGAGGGCCGGCGCGAAGATCGTGGACGCGCAGGAGGACTCGCTGGTGCGCTTCTACGGGCACTCGCCGATCCTCGCGGTGCAGGCCTTCCTCGAGGAGTCGGGGATCCCGGTGCACCTGGTGCGCGCCGAGGCCGAGGCGGCGGTGAGCCGGGCGCGCGAGTGGGCCGGCGCCTACGACTGGGCGGAGTCGCCGTTCAAGGGCCTCGACCACACGGTGACCCGCCACCGCATGCCCGGCGGCGCCTTCCCCAGCTCGTTCGAGCAGGCGCAGAAGGGGGACTTCCTGCACCTGATGCCCGCGGTGCTCGAGGTCATGGCGCTCTACAACCGGATCGTACGCTACTTCGACGTCACGCCCGGCTCGCAGATCACGTGGGTCACCTGCAGCGGGCTGGTGAACCGCTACGCCAAGGAGCGCGGGGACGCCGGCGTCGCGCACCTGATCCGGCTGCTGACGACCTTCGTCGAGGAGAGGGGCCAGGACTTCGAGGCCATGGACGCCGAGGAGCAGGTCGAGCTGGTCTCGCTCTTCCGCGGGGCGCCCGGCGACTTCAAGAACCTGCTGCTCGGCGCCTACGGGCGGCTGCCGGCGGGGTGGCCGGCCGACTGGGTCTACCGGAGCGCCTTCGGCGACGAGGCCGAGCGCCGGCTCGCCGCGCGCCGCGAGGACTCGCCGCTGGAGTCCGTGCCGGACGAGGACCTCGCCGTGCAGCGCCAGGCCTGCGCCGAGCAGCTCGGGCGGACGCCGGCCGAGGAGGAGTTCATCCTCTGGCTGATGCACCCCAAGGACGCGCTGGAGTACATCGCCTTCCGCGAGCGCTTCGGCGAGGCGCCGCTCGTGCTGCCCACGGCCGTCTGGCGCTCGGGACTGCGCCGGCCGGGCGACCGCGTGGAGTTCGAGCTCTGGGGCAAGCCCTACTCGATCGAACTGGTGTCCGTCGGCGCCGAGCACGAGGGGCGCATCCACGTCGTCGTGCGCGTCAACAACCGCACGCAGGTCTACAACGTCGAGACGCCCCGCGCGAAGAAGGTCGAGGTCCGGATGGCGACGCGCCCGGGGCAGGTCGGCGCGCCGGCCAACGGCAACATCTGGCGCCTCGGCAACCCGGACCGCGGCGTCGTGCGCGCCGGCGACATCGTGCACCGGGGCGAGGAGATCGCGAACCTCGAGGCGATGAAGATGGAGAACGCGATCCTCGCGCCCTTCGACGGCCAGATCGCCGAGGTCTGCGTGCGGCTCAACGAGCCGGTGCGCGAGGGCCAGCTGCTGTTCGTGGTCGAGCGCGCCGCCGAGGCGCCGGCGGCGGGCACGGCGCCGACCTCGCCCGATTCCTAGACCGACGGTCCGAGGTGAAACCGCTTGACAAGGTTCGCCGTCACGATTATTCTACGGTCATGAAACTATCGAACTACGCGCGGATCTTCAAGGCGCTGTCCAACGAGCAGCGGCTGCGGATCTTCACGCTGATCTACGAGGAGTCGGCCAGGGGGGCGAAGGCCGCGACGTTTCCGGCCGAAAAGGCGGCCTGCTGCCCGATCGAGAAGGCCTTCACCAAGGTCTGCGACTGCATGGACCTCTCGCGGTCGACGATCTCGCATCACTTCAAGGAACTGCAGGGCGCCGGCCTCATCACCTGCGAGCGCGACGGCCAGATGTACCGCTGCCGCGTGAACGAGACGACGCTCGGCAAGCTGCGGGACTTCCTGAGATGAACCCCTTTTTTTGCGGGCACTGTTCGATTGTGCTCGAATCATAAAACGAAAGGAGGTGATGGACAATGTTCACCTGTTGCGGAAAGGACATGAAGGGCCTCTGCGAGCAGCTTGAG
This region of bacterium genomic DNA includes:
- a CDS encoding biotin/lipoyl-containing protein: MSPREIVAAVRALPGVAITSVGMRDAGQSDFKNRLRLKDLLTLAPHYERMGLFSAECHGGARWHVGIMNRRESPFEEIARFRELMPNVLLQTLIRETNLFGYRPYPKRVIEHVVAQVDIDVWRCFSFLNDVRNMRAVAETVLARGRLFQPTISFTAADWATDAYYLGVVRDIVSLCGGTDEIVLCLKDMAGVGSITRIGRLIDAIRQEWPELVIGYHRHITDGLAMPALLAAARAGAKIVDAQEDSLVRFYGHSPILAVQAFLEESGIPVHLVRAEAEAAVSRAREWAGAYDWAESPFKGLDHTVTRHRMPGGAFPSSFEQAQKGDFLHLMPAVLEVMALYNRIVRYFDVTPGSQITWVTCSGLVNRYAKERGDAGVAHLIRLLTTFVEERGQDFEAMDAEEQVELVSLFRGAPGDFKNLLLGAYGRLPAGWPADWVYRSAFGDEAERRLAARREDSPLESVPDEDLAVQRQACAEQLGRTPAEEEFILWLMHPKDALEYIAFRERFGEAPLVLPTAVWRSGLRRPGDRVEFELWGKPYSIELVSVGAEHEGRIHVVVRVNNRTQVYNVETPRAKKVEVRMATRPGQVGAPANGNIWRLGNPDRGVVRAGDIVHRGEEIANLEAMKMENAILAPFDGQIAEVCVRLNEPVREGQLLFVVERAAEAPAAGTAPTSPDS
- a CDS encoding metalloregulator ArsR/SmtB family transcription factor codes for the protein MKLSNYARIFKALSNEQRLRIFTLIYEESARGAKAATFPAEKAACCPIEKAFTKVCDCMDLSRSTISHHFKELQGAGLITCERDGQMYRCRVNETTLGKLRDFLR